CAAAGCGGGACAATTGATTTTGACAACGTCTCCTTTGCCTATCGCGACGATCGGCTGGTGCTGCAGGATATCAACCTGACGGTGCCGTCCCGCAGCTTTGTGGCGCTGGTGGGGCATACCGGCAGCGGTAAAAGCACCCTCGCCAGCCTGCTGATGGGCTACTACCCGCTCACCGAAGGGGAAATCCGCCTTGACGGACGTCCGCTGTCGAGCCTGAGCCACAGCGTACTGCGTAAAGGGGTAGCGATGGTGCAGCAGGATCCGGTGGTGCTGGCTGATACCTTCTTTGCCAACGTGACGCTGGGCCGACCGTTCAGCGAGGAGCAGGTCTGGGACGTACTGGAGAAAGTGCAGCTGGCGGAGCTGGCGCGCGGTCTGCACGACGGCATTCATACACGGCTCGGCGAGCAGGGGAATAACCTGTCTGTCGGGCAAAAGCAGCTGCTGGCGCTGGCCCGGGTGCTGATTGATACCCCGCAGGTGTTGATTCTGGATGAAGCTACCGCCAGCATCGATTCCGGTACCGAGCAGGCTATCCAGCAGGCGCTGGCCGCGGTACGCGAACACACCACCCTGGTGGTGATTGCCCACCGTCTTTCGACCATCGTAGAGGCGGATACCATTCTGGTGCTTCATCGCGGCCAGGCGGTTGAGCGCGGCACCCATAAGCAACTGCTTGAAGCAAAAGGGCGTTACTGGCAAATGTATCAGCTGCAGCTGGCCGGGGAAGAGCTGGCCGCCAGCGCCCGTGAGGAATCTCTCAGCGCCTGATGCACTAAAATTAAGCAACCAGCCAGCCGCTGAATCGGTTGGTGCAAAAATGAAACGCACCTTGCACTGTCATGGTGCGTTTTTTTTCGTCACGCCTTCGCCGTGCCTCGTATTCCCTCTCTTTTCACTTTTGGCACACCCCTTGCAATACCTCTTTCGTTGGCTCGCCAAAACCGAATTCTGACTGGAGGGATATATGAAGCTGGTTACCGTGGTAATCAAACCATTCAAACTCGAAGACGTGCGCGAAGCACTCTCTTCAATGGGTATTCAGGGGCTGACCGTTACCGAAGTGAAAGGCTTCGGTCGTCAGAAGGGGCATGCAGAGCTTTACCGTGGTGCGGAATACAGCGTCAACTTCCTGCCAAAAGTGAAGATTGACGTAGCGATTGCCGACGATCAGCTGGATGAAGTCATCGACGTAATTAGCAAAGCAGCCTACACCGGCAAAATTGGCGACGGCAAAATTTTCGTTGCTGAGCTGCAACGCGTTATTCGCATTCGTACAGGCGAAGCCGACGAAGCGGCACTGTAAAACAGCAGGCACACAGTGATAGGGATCGAGAAAATGAACACAACAACACTTAAAGCAGGTCTGGGGTCTCTGGCGCTGTTGCCGGGCCTGGCAATGGCTGCACCCGCGGTAGCAGACAAAGCCGATAACGCCTTTATGATGATTTGCACCGCGCTGGTGCTCTTTATGACCATTCCGGGGATCGCGCTGTTTTACGGCGGCTTGATCCGCGGCAAAAACGTCCTCTCCATGCTCACTCAGGTAACGGTGACCTTTGCGCTGGTTTGCGTGCTGTGGGTGGTCTACGGCTATTCGCTGGCCTTCGGGGAGGGCAACGCCTTCTTCGGCAGCTTTAACTGGGCAATGCTGAAAAATATCGAACTGACCGCGGTGATGGGCAGCTTCTATCAGTACATCCACGTGGCGTTCCAGGGTTCGTTCGCCTGTATCACCGTGGGGCTGATTGTCGGGGCGCTGGCGGAACGTATCCGCTTCTCCGCCGTATTAATCTTCGTGGTGGTGTGGCTGACCCTCTCCTACGTGCCGGTGGCGCATATGGTCTGGGGCGGCGGTCTGCTGGCTTCTCATGGCGCGCTGGACTTTGCGGGCGGTACCGTTGTGCATATCAACGCCGCGGTAGCTGGGCTTGTCGGTGCTTACCTGATTGGCAAACGCGTCGGTTTTGGCAAAGAAGCGTTCAAACCGCACAACCTGCCGATGGTCTTTACCGGTACGGCGATCCTCTACTTTGGCTGGTTTGGCTTCAACGCCGGTTCAGCCAGTGCGGCAAACGAAATCGCGGCCCTGGCCTTCGTGAACACCGTTGTCGCGACGGCGGGAGCCATCCTCTCCTGGATCTTTGGCGAGTGGGCGGTACGCGGTAAGCCTTCTCTGCTGGGCGCCTGTTCCGGTGCGATTGCCGGTCTGGTAGGTATTACCCCTGCCTGTGGTTTTGTTGGTGTCGGTGGCGCGCTGATCGTCGGTATCGTGGCGGGTCTGGCCGGTCTGTGGGGCGTGACGGCGCTGAAACGTGTTCTGCGTGTGGATGACCCTTGTGACGTGTTTGGCGTCCACGGCGTGTGCGGTATTGTCGGCTGCATCATGACCGGCATCTTCGCTTCAA
This DNA window, taken from Leclercia adecarboxylata, encodes the following:
- the glnK gene encoding P-II family nitrogen regulator, whose protein sequence is MKLVTVVIKPFKLEDVREALSSMGIQGLTVTEVKGFGRQKGHAELYRGAEYSVNFLPKVKIDVAIADDQLDEVIDVISKAAYTGKIGDGKIFVAELQRVIRIRTGEADEAAL
- the amtB gene encoding ammonium transporter AmtB encodes the protein MNTTTLKAGLGSLALLPGLAMAAPAVADKADNAFMMICTALVLFMTIPGIALFYGGLIRGKNVLSMLTQVTVTFALVCVLWVVYGYSLAFGEGNAFFGSFNWAMLKNIELTAVMGSFYQYIHVAFQGSFACITVGLIVGALAERIRFSAVLIFVVVWLTLSYVPVAHMVWGGGLLASHGALDFAGGTVVHINAAVAGLVGAYLIGKRVGFGKEAFKPHNLPMVFTGTAILYFGWFGFNAGSASAANEIAALAFVNTVVATAGAILSWIFGEWAVRGKPSLLGACSGAIAGLVGITPACGFVGVGGALIVGIVAGLAGLWGVTALKRVLRVDDPCDVFGVHGVCGIVGCIMTGIFASTSLGGVGYAEGVTMGHQVLVQLESIAITVVWSGVVAFIGYKLADMTVGLRVPEEQEREGLDVNSHGENAYNA